The Terriglobia bacterium genome includes the window ATCTGCGTCATCCGCGTCATCTGCGGCTAAAACAGTTTGGTTTCTTCCCCGTCTATCAGCGGCTCACTCGCCGGTTGATTTCGCGGCCCAGCCAGTCGCGGGCGGCCATCAGTTTTGCCGGATCCTGATCGTAGTCGTAGGTGTTGTGAAGCAGCCCGGTGATCCCGTCCGAGACTTCCTGATTACCCGCCAGCTTCGTCAGCAGGACGAGATACTCATAGTCCTCGAGCCCTTCCCGAATGAGTTTGAGGCGGATGCTTTCGATCGGAATCTGTTTCGTGCCGCCGATGACTTGAGGCCTGCCAGGGTAGAAGAGGGTTCCATCGCCGTTGCCGGCGTATACGTTGACGTCCTTCCATGGGTCGGGTTTCCGTGCGAAGGCTTCGTCCATGCTGTAATAAAGCTCGCCCTGCATACCGTATTTCCAGGTGAGCCACTCCATGATGCGATTGCGGACGGGCGCGTCGTCGATCATATAGCTCGGCCAGCCCCGGAAGTACTCGCCTCCGATGACGTCGCAGCCGTGGCTGCCACATGCCTGATACCACCACAACCGTTTGCCCTTTGTGAGCTCGGGCTGGTAAGCGGCTCGTTCCACCATGGGATTGCAGAAATCGTACTGATGGGGCTTCCGCTCGAAACAATTGATCGGCGGAGTCCAGATATCGATGAAATCGGACCAGTCTGAATGAAATGGCGCAGTAACCAGGTTCTGCAGCGCGGGGTCGGCCTTGTGCACCAATCGTCCAAGTTCGGCCATCGCGGGGTAGGAGTTCGCCTTCGGCTCATCCCACAGGTAGTCGATCAGGCGATCGAACCAGCCTTTTTCACGAAAATGCTGGGCAATCTGGCGCCAGAATTGGACCTGTTGCTCCGGCGTTTTTACCAGCGGGGGCGTGTGAATGGCAACGGAAGTGGCTTTAGCTCCGCTCAACGGCTCGTTCGATGAGAACACCATGCCGTTCATGAACGGCGCCATCACGCCGTCGTATTCATCCCAGTACAGCTGGACATTGCCGTTGACGATTTTGATGATGGGAAGGATGCTGGCGCTGCCGTCGAGAGTGATTCGATTCCAGAGCGCCGATTTCGCGTACAGATAGGTGATGTCGTCGACGTCCTTGTCTTCTTTATAACGCCCGTAATGTATCCGCTCCGCCGCATTGCCGCTGAATCCGAACGCCGTCGGCAGGCTTGAAGTGCTCGGCAATTGAAAGTTCCAGACTTCAAGTTCGACCGGCACCGTGATGGGAGTTTTGCCCGCCGCCGTCACTTGAACTTCACCTCGATACGTGCCTGCGGGAGTGGCCGGCGGGACGAAGACGTCGATCCAGATGGGCTGGGTGCGGCCGCTGGTCAACTTGAATGGGAAGGCATTGCGCTTTTCGTTCGCGAAGCGGTCGATGCGGGGAATCAACGGGTCCGGCCACTCACCCGTTCCACCGTCGAGGGATGATGGACGTGCCAGATCCAGATAACCTTCGAAATAGACCGTAATGTACTTCTCGGACGAGATCGTTTCCCGCGGACCACGGAGATCGGAGACCTGGACGTCGATTCCGTCCACATCCTGACCTTGAGCCCTCAGGACGAGCTGGAACGGTTCGAATTCATTGCGCGCCGCGTGGATTTTTGCGCCGTGAGTGGCATTCGGAGGTTCGCTAGCGGACGGGCGGATCTTTTCGAGGTCCCCCGTGGTCCACCATGTCAAGGCCGGCTGGGGAGCCGGTCTCA containing:
- a CDS encoding glycoside hydrolase domain-containing protein translates to MSRWSFLALATVPLLLSFLRPAPQPALTWWTTGDLEKIRPSASEPPNATHGAKIHAARNEFEPFQLVLRAQGQDVDGIDVQVSDLRGPRETISSEKYITVYFEGYLDLARPSSLDGGTGEWPDPLIPRIDRFANEKRNAFPFKLTSGRTQPIWIDVFVPPATPAGTYRGEVQVTAAGKTPITVPVELEVWNFQLPSTSSLPTAFGFSGNAAERIHYGRYKEDKDVDDITYLYAKSALWNRITLDGSASILPIIKIVNGNVQLYWDEYDGVMAPFMNGMVFSSNEPLSGAKATSVAIHTPPLVKTPEQQVQFWRQIAQHFREKGWFDRLIDYLWDEPKANSYPAMAELGRLVHKADPALQNLVTAPFHSDWSDFIDIWTPPINCFERKPHQYDFCNPMVERAAYQPELTKGKRLWWYQACGSHGCDVIGGEYFRGWPSYMIDDAPVRNRIMEWLTWKYGMQGELYYSMDEAFARKPDPWKDVNVYAGNGDGTLFYPGRPQVIGGTKQIPIESIRLKLIREGLEDYEYLVLLTKLAGNQEVSDGITGLLHNTYDYDQDPAKLMAARDWLGREINRRVSR